A genomic segment from Propioniciclava sp. MC1595 encodes:
- a CDS encoding PqqD family protein — protein MTHHIPHRLGHVTLPPENGRPVVVYLMPLPDGDPVGLHGTAALIWSIAAEGEPDVPAALAELLAVPADTVRGDVERFLTDLVAQGLLEEAR, from the coding sequence TTGACCCACCACATCCCCCACCGCCTGGGCCACGTCACGCTGCCGCCCGAGAATGGACGGCCCGTCGTGGTCTACCTCATGCCGTTGCCGGACGGCGACCCGGTCGGCCTGCACGGCACCGCGGCCCTGATCTGGAGCATCGCGGCCGAGGGTGAGCCGGACGTGCCTGCCGCGCTGGCCGAGTTGCTGGCCGTCCCTGCCGACACCGTGCGCGGCGACGTGGAGCGCTTCCTGACCGACCTCGTCGCCCAGGGACTCCTGGAGGAGGCGCGATGA
- a CDS encoding nucleotidyltransferase family protein — translation MGEIEYMPLLAGVPLAAATLQVIAEDAGVDILHVKGAAVDPVLLQHEVALDPVSGAPVTRRVPRNSVDADVLVRPSHVKRFFAAMAAHRWTMVYRFEDGSAFEHASTWIRPGVCHADVHRTFPGIGLDREQAFDLLWASRHTTVMAGQACPVPSLPAQRLILILHAVRGGELDSRDIERAWGQASDDERAEVDALARTLRAEVALAAATGRLEEHRTAREYQLWKALSTQNTSRATLWLARVKAQPTPLHALRSAFHLIAPKRDRLERELGHKPGPVHMARAWVHQLGLAASELGRLAGRAARRVRRLR, via the coding sequence GTGGGGGAGATCGAGTACATGCCGCTGCTGGCCGGTGTGCCTCTCGCCGCGGCCACGCTGCAGGTGATCGCCGAGGATGCGGGCGTCGACATCCTCCACGTGAAGGGCGCCGCGGTGGATCCCGTTCTGCTGCAACACGAGGTTGCCCTCGACCCCGTCAGCGGAGCGCCGGTCACCCGCCGGGTGCCCCGCAACAGCGTGGACGCGGACGTGCTGGTGCGCCCCAGCCACGTGAAGCGCTTCTTCGCCGCGATGGCTGCCCACCGCTGGACGATGGTCTACCGGTTCGAGGACGGCTCGGCCTTCGAGCACGCGTCCACGTGGATCCGCCCGGGCGTGTGCCACGCCGACGTCCATCGGACCTTCCCCGGCATCGGCCTCGACCGCGAGCAGGCGTTCGACCTGTTGTGGGCGTCCCGGCACACCACCGTCATGGCCGGCCAGGCGTGCCCGGTGCCGAGCCTGCCCGCCCAGCGGCTCATCCTGATCCTCCACGCCGTCCGCGGCGGCGAGTTGGACAGCCGCGACATCGAGCGGGCCTGGGGCCAGGCGTCCGACGACGAGCGCGCCGAGGTGGACGCGCTGGCCCGGACCCTGCGCGCCGAGGTCGCCCTCGCCGCGGCCACCGGGCGGCTGGAGGAGCACCGCACGGCACGCGAGTACCAGCTGTGGAAGGCGCTTTCGACGCAGAACACCTCCCGCGCCACCCTGTGGCTCGCTCGGGTGAAGGCTCAGCCCACACCGCTGCACGCGCTGCGGTCGGCGTTCCACCTCATCGCGCCCAAGCGGGATCGGCTCGAGCGGGAACTGGGTCATAAACCCGGGCCCGTCCACATGGCCCGCGCGTGGGTGCACCAACTGGGGCTCGCGGCGTCCGAACTCGGTCGGCTCGCCGGCCGGGCAGCGCGGCGCGTGCGGAGGTTGCGTTGA
- a CDS encoding NAD-dependent epimerase/dehydratase family protein, giving the protein MKIVVTGGAGFIGSNLARELLTRPRVSHVVAFDNLSTGNRANLDGVGADLMVETVLDPDALDRAFDGAHAVVHLAALPSVPRSVLDPVASHHANATGTLEVLQAARRAGNIPVVVASSSSVYGANRELPKRESMRTAPISPYAVSKQATEAYALSFGHTYGLPTLAFRFFNVYGPLQPAGHAYAAVMPAFVDAALRGVPLTVHGDGEQTRDFTYVGTVSRVLADAAIRGVHDLDPVNLAFGSRTSLNTLITMIGEALGTQPQVNHTEPRAGDVRDSQADNSRLRALFPEVQPVPLEEGVRATVDWFRTLPDYR; this is encoded by the coding sequence GTGAAGATCGTGGTCACCGGCGGCGCCGGATTCATCGGGTCCAACCTCGCACGCGAGCTGCTCACCCGACCCAGGGTGAGCCACGTGGTCGCCTTCGACAACCTGTCCACCGGCAACCGCGCCAACCTCGACGGTGTGGGCGCCGACCTGATGGTCGAGACCGTCCTCGACCCGGACGCCCTCGACCGCGCCTTCGACGGGGCCCACGCGGTCGTGCACCTCGCGGCCCTGCCGTCGGTCCCCCGGTCCGTGCTGGATCCGGTGGCCTCCCACCATGCCAACGCGACCGGCACGCTCGAGGTGCTGCAGGCGGCCCGCCGTGCGGGCAACATCCCCGTCGTCGTGGCGAGCTCTTCGTCGGTGTACGGCGCGAACCGGGAGCTGCCCAAGCGCGAGTCCATGCGCACCGCGCCGATCTCCCCCTACGCGGTGAGCAAGCAGGCCACCGAGGCGTACGCACTATCCTTCGGCCACACCTACGGCCTGCCCACCCTCGCGTTCCGCTTCTTCAACGTGTACGGCCCGCTGCAGCCGGCCGGGCACGCGTACGCGGCCGTCATGCCCGCGTTCGTGGACGCGGCCCTGCGCGGGGTTCCCCTCACCGTGCACGGCGACGGCGAGCAGACCCGCGACTTCACCTACGTCGGCACGGTCTCGCGCGTGCTGGCGGACGCCGCGATCCGGGGCGTGCACGACCTCGACCCGGTGAACCTGGCCTTCGGTTCCCGCACCTCGTTGAACACCCTCATCACGATGATCGGTGAGGCCCTCGGCACCCAGCCGCAGGTGAACCACACCGAGCCGCGCGCCGGGGACGTCCGCGACTCCCAGGCCGACAACAGCCGGCTGAGGGCGCTGTTCCCCGAGGTGCAGCCCGTGCCGTTGGAGGAAGGGGTTCGGGCCACCGTCGACTGGTTCCGCACCCTGCCCGACTACCGGTAA
- a CDS encoding low molecular weight phosphatase family protein, giving the protein MSEAKGGRSTGTHPPLRVLFVCTANISRSPYAERRARQVLPDGTDPGITFASAGTPGYPGRGMDPEMEALLVARGGDASGHTSRGVDQELMRRADLIVAFEFAQHMRLLDAFPEHRRVIVGLQQAARAVRALDELDGVGRAGLDVVDRVDRLVAAAGPDSMSLDVEDPYNRGPRAARACADEIDGLLDVLLPYLAGRTLPTLAMPPVEPERRRPGWPWRRAPRRALP; this is encoded by the coding sequence ATGAGCGAGGCAAAGGGGGGCCGCAGCACCGGGACCCACCCGCCCCTGCGCGTGCTGTTCGTGTGCACCGCCAACATCTCCCGCTCGCCGTACGCCGAGCGCCGCGCCCGCCAGGTGCTGCCCGACGGCACCGACCCGGGCATCACCTTCGCCAGCGCCGGCACCCCCGGCTACCCGGGGCGGGGGATGGACCCCGAGATGGAGGCACTGCTCGTCGCTCGGGGCGGGGACGCGTCCGGGCACACCAGCCGCGGGGTGGACCAGGAGCTGATGCGCCGTGCCGACCTGATCGTCGCCTTCGAGTTCGCCCAGCACATGCGCCTGCTGGACGCGTTCCCGGAGCACCGCCGTGTCATCGTGGGCCTGCAGCAGGCCGCGCGGGCCGTGCGCGCCCTCGACGAGCTGGACGGCGTCGGCAGGGCCGGGCTCGATGTGGTGGACCGGGTGGACCGGCTGGTCGCGGCCGCCGGCCCGGACTCGATGAGCCTCGACGTCGAGGATCCCTACAACCGTGGCCCCAGAGCCGCGCGGGCCTGTGCCGACGAGATCGACGGACTGCTCGACGTGTTGTTGCCCTACCTCGCGGGCCGGACCCTGCCCACCTTGGCTATGCCCCCGGTGGAGCCGGAGCGACGGCGTCCGGGTTGGCCGTGGCGACGGGCCCCGCGCCGCGCCCTGCCGTAG